Part of the Kitasatospora sp. NBC_00374 genome is shown below.
TCGGCGATCACCACCGCCGACGCTACGCCCGCGTCGTGACTGAGCGACACATGCCACGACCGGACGCCCAGTTCGGCCGCCCGCGCCGCCACCGTCCCGGTCACTTTCAGCACCGGCCGCCCCGAGGGCTCGACGCACACCTCGGCGTCCGTCCAGTGCAGGCCGGGCGGCGCGCCGAGCGCCTTGGCCAGCGCCTCCTTCGCGGCGAACCGCGCCGCGAGCGAGGCGATCCCGCGCCGCTGCCCCGAGGGCAGCAGCAACTCCGCCTCGGTGAAGAGCCGGTCCGCCAGCTGGGGCGTGCGCTCCAGGAACGCCTCGAACCGGTCGATGGCCGCCACGTCGATCCCGACGCCGATGATCACCCTGAACTCCTCCGTCGCAGCCGCCCGTCGCCCGGACCTTACGGCACACTTTCGGGTGAGTACCTCTTCGACCGCCCGACTGTCCGGGGCCGTCCACCTACCGTGGTGCGCGCCGAACCCCAGCAGGAGGGAGAAGGGCCGTGGCCGCCATGCCAGCAGTCGAGCACCCGCTGCCGGGGGACGACCTCCTCCGGGCGTTCCTGGAGCTGGACACCCCGCCGGGCTTCAAGGCCGAGCTGATCGAAGGGGAGATCGTCGTGACCCCACCGCCCGACGGCGACCACGAGGACGCCATCGCACGGTTCACCCGAGCCGTCGCCCGGCTGGCCGCGCAGGAGCTGTACGTCAGCGGAGGGAAGGGCATCACCACGCCGCGCGGTCGCTTCGTCCCGGACGCCGCGGTCGCGCCCGTGGGCCACTTCAGGGATCAGGGGCCCTGGGCGGACCCCACCGGGCTGGCCCTCGTCCTGGAGGTCACGTCCACCAACCCCGCCAAGGACCGCGAGGCCAAACGCCTCGGCTACGCGGCCGCAGGCATCCCCTGTTATCTGCTGATCGACCGCGACGAGGGCCGTGCCACGCTCTTCACCGACCCGATGGACGGGGATTACACCGTCCACACCCAGGCTGCCTTCGGCAAGCCTCTCGAGCTGCCGGAGCCGTTCTCGTTCGCTCTGGACACGACGTCCCTGCGATAGCCGGCCCCAGAACTCGACTCGGCCGCCCGGATCACGAGTCGGCCCGACGTCCGGCACGGCAACAGGCCGTGCCCGGCAGCGAACTGCCGGGCACGGCCTGTTGATCTCCTGTTCAGTAGTTGAACTTCTCGGGTGGCACGAACAGGCCTTCCGCCAGCTCGGGATCACCCTCTCCGAGCCCGGTCAGCACCCCCCACTGCACCTGAGGGAGCAGTGCCAGGTACGAGTCGTCGTCGACCGCACCCGCCCGACCCCAGAACTCGGCGATCGACACCCCGATC
Proteins encoded:
- a CDS encoding holo-ACP synthase, encoding MIIGVGIDVAAIDRFEAFLERTPQLADRLFTEAELLLPSGQRRGIASLAARFAAKEALAKALGAPPGLHWTDAEVCVEPSGRPVLKVTGTVAARAAELGVRSWHVSLSHDAGVASAVVIAEG
- a CDS encoding Uma2 family endonuclease: MPAVEHPLPGDDLLRAFLELDTPPGFKAELIEGEIVVTPPPDGDHEDAIARFTRAVARLAAQELYVSGGKGITTPRGRFVPDAAVAPVGHFRDQGPWADPTGLALVLEVTSTNPAKDREAKRLGYAAAGIPCYLLIDRDEGRATLFTDPMDGDYTVHTQAAFGKPLELPEPFSFALDTTSLR